The sequence ATAATCGGGCAGAAGGGAGAACGGGCAAGCCATGGTCGAAATGCGTGTGGCCGGCATTGCCCTTGACGCCGCCAGTCGAAGTCCGATCGTGCTGCTTCGCGATCCGTCGGGGCGCCGTCAGGTCCCGATCTGGATCGACCAGGCCCAAGCCCAAAACATCATGGCGGGGCTCAGCGATCAGACCCCGCCCCGACCCCTGAGCCATGACCTCATGGTGGAACTGCTGCAGGCCGGGGGCCTGGAACTCACCAAGGTGATCGTTCACACCATTGAGGACAGCACCTTTCGCGCCGTGCTCAAACTGCAGACGGCGGGCGAAGAAGAACTCGAGCTCGACGCCCGGCCCAGCGATGCCATTGCCCTGGCCGTCCGCACCGGCAGCGGGATCTGGATGCTGGAGGAAGTGGTGGCCGATGCCTCCATCCCTGTGGATGCGGAAGCCGATGCAGAAGATGCCGCCGATTTCCGTCGCTTCCTCGATGGCATTAGTCCGGCTGAACTGGTGAGGAATATCAGCCAAGCCCAGGCGGAAGCGGAGCGCTCCGCCGACCAAACGGAGGAAGACCCTGGCTGAACGCCGCCCTTTTGGCCGGGGACCGCTGGTCTCCCCGTTCTGCCTCGGCACGATGCGGGCCACCACGAGCCCGCAGCAGATGGCGGAAGTGCTCGATGCAGCTCTTGCAGCGGGGATTAACCACATCGAGACCGCCCCGGCCTACGGCCCGGCGGAAGCCTTCCTCGGCGAGGCCCTGAGCGCACGCCGCCAACGGCATGGGCCTGAAGAACTGGTGATCACCAGCAAGCTGCTGCCAGAGATCGGCTTCGAGGATGGAAAGACGCAACTCCTCGGGATCCTCCAGCGCCTAGGCCTGACGCGGCTCGACAACCTGGCGGTTCACGGACTCAACCGCCCTGATCACCTGGATTGGGCCCTCAAGGGAGCTGGAGCCGAGCTACTGCAGTGGGCCCTGGGGGAGGGGCTCGTCACCCAGGTGGGGTTTTCCAGCCACGGTGAGCTAGGGATCATTGAAACGGCGCTTGCCTCAGGCCGCTTCAACTTTTGCAGTCTCCATCTGCACTGGTTTGATCAAACCCGACTCCCCCTCGCCCAGGCGGCCCTGCGGGAGGGAATCGGGGTCCTGGCCATCTCTCCAGCAGATAAAGGGGGCCGCCTCTATGCCCCCCCCGAGCAGCTCCGCGCCGATTGCGATCCCTTTGAGCCCCTGGAATTGGCCTATCGCTTCCTGCTCGATGCGGGCATCTCCAGCTTGACCCTGGGGGCCGCCCAAGCCAGCGACCTAGCCCTCGCACACCGCCTTCGCTCTGAACAGGGAAGCTGGCTGCGGGACAGCCATCGCCAGGTCCTGGAGCGGGCCTGGGAAGCCGGTCAAACCCGTCTGGCTGCAACCGCCTGTCAGCAATGCCGCGCGTGTCTTCCCTGCCCCAATGAGGTGCCGATCCCCGAGCTCCTGCGCCTCCGCAATTTGGACCTGGGCCACGGCATGAGCGCCTTCGCCCAAGAGCGCTACAACCTGATCGGACGCGCTGGGCATTGGTGGGAGAGCGTGAACGCCTCCGCCTGCGAAGCCTGCGGCGATTGCCTGCCCCGCTGTCCCTACGACCTCCCGATTCCGGAGCTGCTCGCGGAGACCCATCAACGGCTGGCTGCTGCACCGCGGCGCAGGCTCTGGGGTTAACGGCTCAGGGCCTGATCCCAGAGGGTTTGCCAACGGCTGCGCTCAACCGGGCTGAACATCGGCAG is a genomic window of Synechococcus sp. A10-1-5-1 containing:
- a CDS encoding bifunctional nuclease family protein, translating into MVEMRVAGIALDAASRSPIVLLRDPSGRRQVPIWIDQAQAQNIMAGLSDQTPPRPLSHDLMVELLQAGGLELTKVIVHTIEDSTFRAVLKLQTAGEEELELDARPSDAIALAVRTGSGIWMLEEVVADASIPVDAEADAEDAADFRRFLDGISPAELVRNISQAQAEAERSADQTEEDPG
- a CDS encoding aldo/keto reductase; translation: MRATTSPQQMAEVLDAALAAGINHIETAPAYGPAEAFLGEALSARRQRHGPEELVITSKLLPEIGFEDGKTQLLGILQRLGLTRLDNLAVHGLNRPDHLDWALKGAGAELLQWALGEGLVTQVGFSSHGELGIIETALASGRFNFCSLHLHWFDQTRLPLAQAALREGIGVLAISPADKGGRLYAPPEQLRADCDPFEPLELAYRFLLDAGISSLTLGAAQASDLALAHRLRSEQGSWLRDSHRQVLERAWEAGQTRLAATACQQCRACLPCPNEVPIPELLRLRNLDLGHGMSAFAQERYNLIGRAGHWWESVNASACEACGDCLPRCPYDLPIPELLAETHQRLAAAPRRRLWG